In one Mesorhizobium australicum genomic region, the following are encoded:
- a CDS encoding type II toxin-antitoxin system VapC family toxin, with translation MIFVDTNVILDVATFDPNWAIWSLNQLELASASGPLLINEIVYAELSVGYTLIEELDDLVEKLELEMVQIPRSALFLAGKAYHKYRQSGGMRTGVLPDFFIGAHAAVLQIPVLTRDVARYRAYFPTVRLIAPQ, from the coding sequence GTGATATTCGTTGACACGAACGTCATTCTGGACGTTGCGACCTTCGATCCCAACTGGGCGATCTGGTCGCTGAACCAGCTTGAATTGGCAAGCGCGTCTGGACCGCTGCTGATCAACGAAATTGTCTATGCTGAGCTGTCTGTAGGCTACACCTTGATCGAAGAGTTGGACGATCTGGTGGAGAAGCTGGAACTGGAGATGGTTCAGATACCGCGATCGGCGCTCTTTCTTGCCGGAAAGGCTTACCATAAATACCGCCAGTCAGGTGGGATGCGAACAGGCGTCTTGCCCGACTTTTTCATCGGTGCTCACGCTGCGGTATTGCAGATTCCCGTTCTCACCAGAGATGTCGCTCGATACAGGGCATACTTTCCAACGGTTCGCTTGATCGCTCCTCAGTGA
- the thrC gene encoding threonine synthase, which yields MKFVSTRGEAPILGFSDALLAGLARDGGLYLPQSWPTFSAADIRAMRGLSYPDLAIRLLTPFVGDEIPQATFAKIVREAYATFRHDAVCPIVQHGPDSYLLELFHGPTLAFKDVAMQLLARLMDHVLAERGQRATIVGATSGDTGGAAIDAFAGRERTDIFILFPNGRVSPVQQRQMTTSGASNVHAIAVEGNFDDCQALVKGMFNDHAFRDRTMLSGVNSINWGRIMAQIVYYFSSALSLGAPDRSVSFTVPTGNFGDIFAGYAAKRMGLPVDRLVIATNDNDILARTLANGTYETRGVVPTTSPSMDIQVSSNFERLLFEAAGRDAAAVRGYMDRLKQSGAFTIADDHLARIRAEFDAGRSSMAETAETMKSVLSRNSYLLDPHSAIGVRVAQGQRGASPMVVLATAHPAKFPDAVKSATGIAPALPEWLSDLMTRPENYKVLPSDPKMIEDYVSARSRAAAERV from the coding sequence ATGAAATTCGTCAGCACCCGGGGCGAGGCTCCCATTCTCGGCTTTTCCGACGCGTTGCTTGCAGGGCTGGCGCGCGACGGCGGTCTTTACCTGCCGCAAAGCTGGCCGACCTTCTCCGCCGCCGACATCCGCGCCATGCGCGGCCTCTCCTATCCCGACCTCGCAATCCGCCTTCTGACGCCCTTCGTCGGCGACGAGATTCCGCAGGCCACCTTCGCGAAAATCGTGCGCGAGGCCTACGCCACCTTCCGCCACGACGCCGTGTGCCCGATCGTGCAGCACGGCCCTGACAGCTACCTGCTGGAACTCTTCCACGGCCCCACCCTCGCCTTCAAGGACGTGGCGATGCAGCTGCTCGCCCGGCTGATGGACCATGTGCTGGCCGAGCGGGGCCAGCGGGCGACGATCGTCGGCGCCACGTCGGGCGACACAGGAGGGGCGGCGATCGACGCTTTCGCGGGGCGCGAGCGGACCGACATCTTCATCCTGTTTCCCAACGGCCGCGTCTCCCCTGTGCAGCAGCGGCAGATGACGACCTCCGGCGCATCCAATGTCCACGCCATCGCGGTCGAGGGCAATTTCGACGACTGCCAGGCGCTGGTGAAGGGCATGTTCAACGACCATGCCTTCCGCGACCGCACGATGCTGTCGGGCGTTAACTCGATCAACTGGGGCCGGATCATGGCCCAGATCGTCTATTACTTCTCGTCTGCGCTTTCGCTCGGCGCACCGGACCGCTCCGTCTCCTTCACCGTGCCGACTGGCAATTTCGGCGACATTTTCGCCGGATACGCGGCCAAGCGGATGGGCCTGCCCGTCGACCGGCTGGTCATCGCCACCAACGACAACGACATTCTGGCACGCACGCTGGCGAACGGAACCTACGAGACGCGCGGTGTCGTTCCCACGACCTCGCCCTCGATGGACATCCAGGTCTCGTCCAACTTCGAGCGGCTCCTGTTCGAGGCGGCCGGACGCGACGCCGCCGCGGTGCGCGGCTATATGGACAGGCTGAAGCAGTCCGGCGCGTTCACCATCGCCGACGATCACCTCGCCAGGATCCGCGCCGAGTTCGACGCCGGCCGCTCGTCGATGGCCGAGACAGCCGAGACGATGAAATCCGTCCTGTCCCGCAATTCCTACCTGCTCGATCCGCACAGCGCGATCGGTGTGCGTGTGGCGCAGGGTCAGAGGGGGGCATCGCCCATGGTCGTGCTGGCGACTGCCCATCCGGCCAAGTTCCCCGATGCGGTGAAATCGGCTACAGGTATCGCTCCCGCCCTGCCTGAATGGCTGTCCGACCTGATGACGAGGCCCGAAAACTACAAGGTGCTTCCCTCGGACCCGAAAATGATAGAAGACTACGTATCCGCCCGGTCCAGGGCCGCCGCGGAGCGTGTCTAG
- a CDS encoding GNAT family N-acetyltransferase, whose product MFALPFFRQPKPTLAGQKVTLRPPVASDYAQWAALRRESQNFLSPWEPKWAADELDRGAWRQRMRRYREEMAQGSGIPFLIFEKSTGKLTGGITLGNIRHGVAQSGQIGYWMGVGHAGKGYMHEAVDLVVSFGFETLRLHRIEAACIPSNDRSIRVLEKAGFQREGLLRSYLRINGAWQDHLLYALIAGDGGSKQEQG is encoded by the coding sequence ATGTTCGCGCTGCCCTTCTTCCGCCAGCCGAAACCGACGCTTGCAGGCCAGAAGGTGACGCTGCGCCCTCCGGTCGCGTCCGATTACGCGCAGTGGGCGGCGCTTCGCCGGGAAAGCCAGAACTTCCTTTCGCCCTGGGAACCCAAATGGGCCGCCGACGAGCTCGACCGCGGCGCGTGGCGCCAGCGGATGCGCCGGTATCGCGAGGAGATGGCGCAGGGCAGCGGCATCCCGTTCCTCATCTTCGAGAAGTCCACAGGCAAGCTCACCGGCGGCATCACGCTCGGCAACATCCGCCACGGCGTCGCGCAATCGGGGCAGATCGGCTATTGGATGGGGGTCGGACATGCCGGCAAGGGCTATATGCACGAGGCCGTCGACCTCGTCGTAAGTTTCGGTTTCGAGACGCTCAGGTTGCACCGGATCGAGGCTGCCTGTATTCCCAGCAACGATCGTTCGATCCGCGTGCTTGAAAAAGCCGGATTCCAGCGTGAAGGACTTCTGCGCTCCTACCTGCGCATCAACGGCGCCTGGCAGGATCATCTTCTCTACGCGCTCATTGCCGGCGACGGCGGGAGCAAGCAGGAACAGGGCTGA
- a CDS encoding HAD family hydrolase, with protein MPQPDLVIFDCDGVLVDSEVIAARVDAELITAAGFPIEAEEVAERFAGLTFHDILLEVEKLSAVPLQASLIDEERKLLDARIAKEIRAIDGAREAVARVDAPRCICSNSTLDRLDMMLTKTGLKPLFGDRIFSSRAIPDAKPKPAPDVFLYGAKMMNADPENTFVLEDSVHGVHAARAAGMRVIGFTGASHSYPGHADRLTEAGAETVIRRLVDFNTVLAALSEWAE; from the coding sequence ATGCCCCAGCCCGATCTCGTCATCTTCGATTGCGACGGCGTGCTCGTCGATTCCGAAGTGATCGCCGCCCGCGTCGACGCGGAACTGATCACCGCGGCCGGGTTTCCCATCGAAGCGGAGGAGGTGGCCGAGCGCTTCGCCGGCCTGACGTTCCATGACATCCTGCTGGAGGTCGAAAAACTCTCGGCGGTTCCCCTGCAGGCTTCGCTGATCGACGAGGAGCGCAAGCTCCTAGATGCGCGCATCGCAAAGGAGATTCGCGCGATCGACGGCGCCCGTGAGGCGGTCGCACGCGTCGATGCACCGCGCTGCATCTGCTCGAACTCGACGCTCGACCGGCTGGACATGATGCTGACGAAGACCGGGCTGAAGCCGCTGTTCGGCGACCGGATCTTCTCCTCGCGCGCCATCCCCGACGCGAAGCCGAAGCCCGCGCCGGACGTCTTCCTCTACGGTGCGAAGATGATGAACGCCGATCCGGAGAACACCTTCGTCCTTGAGGATTCCGTCCACGGCGTGCATGCGGCGCGCGCGGCAGGCATGCGGGTGATCGGCTTCACCGGCGCGTCGCACAGCTATCCGGGACATGCCGACCGCCTGACGGAAGCGGGCGCGGAGACGGTCATCCGCCGCCTCGTGGATTTCAATACGGTGCTGGCGGCGCTGTCCGAATGGGCCGAGTGA
- a CDS encoding site-specific DNA-methyltransferase, whose amino-acid sequence MSAVRLVDDLSAVSAKAEWLDTILKGDCIAALERLPEKSVDVIFADPPYNLQLEGDLHRPDQSKVDAVDDAWDQFESFEVYDAFTRAWLLAARRVLKPNGTIWVIGSYHNIFRVGAKLQDLGFWILNDVIWRKTNPMPNFRGRRFQNAHETLIWASRDQSAKGYTFNYDAMKAANDDLQMRTDWLFPICTGGERLKDENGDKVHPTQKPEALLARILMASSKPGDVVLDPFFGSGTTGAVAKRLGRHFVGIEREQSYIDAATARIAAVEPLGAGETAVMGGKRAEPRVAFGSLVEAGLIAPGAELSDARRRWTAQVRADGTLAIGRDAGSIHRLGAMVQGLEACNGWTFWHVEREGRLEPIDALRRVIRDQMAGVGA is encoded by the coding sequence ATGTCCGCCGTCCGTCTCGTCGACGACCTTTCTGCCGTTTCCGCCAAAGCCGAATGGCTCGACACGATCCTCAAGGGGGATTGCATAGCGGCCCTCGAACGCCTGCCCGAGAAATCGGTCGACGTGATCTTCGCCGACCCGCCCTACAACCTCCAGCTCGAAGGCGACCTGCACCGCCCCGACCAATCGAAGGTCGATGCGGTCGACGACGCCTGGGACCAGTTCGAGAGCTTCGAGGTCTATGACGCCTTCACCCGCGCCTGGCTGCTGGCAGCTCGCCGCGTGCTCAAGCCCAACGGCACGATCTGGGTGATCGGCTCCTACCACAACATCTTCCGCGTCGGCGCCAAGCTGCAGGATCTCGGCTTCTGGATCCTCAACGACGTCATCTGGCGCAAGACCAACCCGATGCCGAACTTCCGCGGCCGCCGCTTCCAGAACGCGCATGAGACGCTGATCTGGGCCTCGCGCGACCAGTCGGCCAAGGGCTACACCTTCAACTACGATGCCATGAAGGCGGCGAACGACGACCTGCAGATGCGCACCGACTGGCTGTTCCCGATCTGCACCGGCGGCGAGCGGCTGAAGGATGAGAACGGCGACAAGGTCCACCCGACCCAGAAGCCGGAGGCGCTTTTGGCGCGCATCCTGATGGCGTCGAGCAAGCCGGGCGACGTCGTGCTCGATCCCTTCTTTGGCTCCGGCACCACCGGTGCGGTCGCAAAACGCCTCGGCCGGCACTTCGTCGGCATCGAGCGCGAGCAGTCCTATATCGACGCGGCGACGGCGCGCATCGCGGCGGTCGAGCCGCTGGGCGCCGGCGAGACGGCTGTGATGGGCGGCAAGCGCGCCGAGCCGCGCGTTGCCTTCGGCAGTTTGGTCGAGGCGGGCCTGATCGCGCCGGGCGCGGAGCTTTCCGACGCCCGCCGCCGCTGGACGGCGCAGGTGCGCGCCGACGGCACGCTGGCCATCGGCCGCGACGCCGGCTCGATCCACCGCCTTGGTGCGATGGTTCAGGGGCTGGAAGCCTGCAACGGCTGGACCTTCTGGCATGTCGAGCGCGAAGGCAGGCTGGAGCCGATCGACGCGCTGAGGCGGGTTATCCGCGATCAGATGGCGGGGGTTGGGGCTTGA
- a CDS encoding DUF721 domain-containing protein: MAGNSSPRNARPVGDFAAAILDPVLRRKTGVSTALVQSWEEIAGPRLAQASRPEKILWPRRAGEDDPFEPATLVIACEGASALQLQHQTGEIISRVNAFLGFAALGRIRILQKPIGDTGKARRPRPRELSREETASVTQSVAVIEDDALRASLERLGRAVKSSRTR, translated from the coding sequence ATGGCAGGCAATTCATCACCCCGCAATGCGCGACCGGTCGGAGATTTCGCCGCGGCGATCCTCGATCCGGTGCTGCGTCGCAAGACCGGCGTCTCGACGGCGCTCGTTCAGTCGTGGGAAGAGATCGCGGGCCCGCGGCTGGCGCAGGCGTCGCGACCCGAGAAGATCCTCTGGCCGCGCCGCGCGGGCGAGGACGACCCATTCGAGCCGGCAACACTGGTGATCGCCTGCGAAGGCGCCTCCGCGCTGCAACTGCAGCACCAGACAGGCGAGATCATTTCCAGGGTGAACGCCTTCCTGGGCTTTGCCGCGCTCGGCCGCATCCGTATCCTGCAGAAGCCCATCGGCGACACCGGCAAGGCCAGACGCCCCCGCCCGCGCGAACTCTCCCGCGAGGAGACGGCGTCGGTCACGCAATCGGTGGCGGTCATCGAGGACGACGCACTGCGTGCCTCTCTGGAGAGGCTCGGCCGCGCGGTGAAATCGAGCAGGACGCGTTAG
- a CDS encoding DsbA family protein has protein sequence MSFSMRRRDVLLSLGAVSAVALLAACSDDAPKQQAAGEQPATPATPATPSKPAVAAPAAQGSVDMAKLLEAGSLPEQMLGKADAPVTIVEYASMTCPHCAHFHETTLPEIKTKYIDTGKARLIMREFPFDPRAEAGFMLARCSNDKYFPMIDVLFKQQNNWVRAQDAQSALLQISKLAGFSQESFNACLTNQKLLDDIRAVRTRGADEFKVDSTPTFFINGDKYAGALTVDELSAIIDAKL, from the coding sequence ATGAGCTTTTCGATGCGTCGCAGGGACGTTCTTCTCTCGCTTGGCGCGGTTTCCGCCGTGGCGCTTCTGGCGGCATGCAGCGACGATGCGCCGAAGCAGCAGGCTGCCGGCGAGCAGCCAGCGACGCCCGCAACACCCGCGACCCCGTCGAAGCCCGCCGTCGCAGCGCCGGCCGCGCAGGGCAGCGTCGACATGGCCAAGCTGCTGGAGGCCGGCTCGCTGCCCGAGCAGATGCTCGGCAAGGCCGACGCCCCGGTGACCATCGTCGAATATGCCTCGATGACCTGCCCGCACTGCGCGCATTTCCACGAGACGACGCTGCCGGAAATCAAGACCAAGTATATCGACACCGGCAAGGCCCGGCTGATCATGCGCGAATTCCCGTTCGACCCGCGCGCGGAAGCCGGCTTCATGCTCGCCCGCTGCTCGAACGACAAGTATTTCCCGATGATCGACGTGCTGTTCAAGCAGCAGAACAACTGGGTGCGGGCCCAGGATGCGCAGTCGGCGCTTCTGCAAATCTCCAAGCTTGCAGGTTTTTCACAGGAGTCCTTCAACGCCTGCTTGACCAACCAGAAGCTTCTGGACGACATCAGAGCGGTGCGTACGCGTGGCGCCGACGAGTTCAAGGTCGACTCGACCCCGACCTTCTTCATCAACGGCGACAAATATGCGGGAGCCCTTACGGTTGACGAACTGTCGGCCATCATCGACGCCAAGCTCTGA
- a CDS encoding DUF433 domain-containing protein — protein sequence MTYIDAIVLKDLGRIVTSDANVLAGRPVFRGTRVPIEILFDNLADGMSLDEILDEYPTISRSDAVALIQLIPAAIRSSSPHD from the coding sequence ATGACGTACATTGATGCGATTGTCCTGAAGGACCTTGGACGTATCGTCACCAGCGACGCAAATGTCCTTGCTGGGCGCCCTGTTTTCAGGGGGACTCGTGTCCCGATCGAGATCCTGTTCGACAATCTGGCCGACGGGATGTCCCTCGACGAAATACTGGACGAATATCCGACGATCTCCAGAAGCGACGCCGTAGCGCTGATACAACTCATTCCGGCGGCGATTCGATCTTCGTCGCCCCATGATTGA
- a CDS encoding M16 family metallopeptidase: MGVEVSRLSNGLTVATENLPHIETVALGVWVKSGARDERPEEHGMAHLLEHMAFKGTSRRSAWRIASEIENVGGEINAATSVETTSFYARVLRDDVPLAIDILADILTDSSFDPDELEREQHVILQEIGAAHDTPDDIVFDRFTEVAFRNQTIGRSILGTPATVESFTSANIRDFLERQYAADRMVVVAAGAVDHDEFVKLVEKHLGGFRATCTSKPAAIASYTGGDFREVRDLQDAQIILGFEGRAYHVRDFYASQLLSMILGGGMSSRLFQEVREKRGLCYSVYAFHWGFSDTGLFGVHAATGQADIAELVPVIMEELRKAGETISEEELNRARAQYRAGLLMSRESAASRASQIARQMMLYGQPIVMEELLDRLSKITTERLTDLSSRLFSSPPTVAGIGPIGGLASYDAIRDTLSGPSPLLRKIAV; encoded by the coding sequence ATGGGCGTTGAGGTAAGCCGTCTGTCGAACGGCCTGACGGTTGCAACCGAAAACCTGCCCCACATCGAAACGGTAGCGCTGGGCGTCTGGGTGAAGTCCGGCGCGCGCGACGAACGTCCCGAAGAGCACGGCATGGCGCACCTGCTCGAGCACATGGCCTTCAAGGGCACATCGCGCCGCTCCGCCTGGCGCATCGCCTCCGAGATCGAAAATGTCGGCGGCGAGATCAACGCCGCGACCAGCGTCGAGACGACCTCGTTCTATGCCCGCGTGCTGCGGGACGACGTGCCGCTGGCGATCGATATTCTGGCCGACATCCTGACCGACTCCTCTTTCGATCCGGACGAACTCGAGCGCGAGCAGCACGTGATCCTGCAGGAGATCGGCGCAGCGCACGACACGCCCGACGACATCGTCTTCGACCGCTTCACCGAGGTCGCGTTCCGCAACCAGACGATCGGCCGCTCCATCCTCGGCACACCCGCCACGGTCGAGTCCTTCACCTCGGCCAACATCCGCGACTTTCTTGAGCGACAGTACGCGGCCGATCGGATGGTCGTGGTCGCAGCCGGCGCGGTGGACCACGACGAATTCGTCAAGCTGGTCGAAAAGCATCTCGGCGGCTTCCGTGCGACCTGCACCAGCAAGCCGGCGGCCATCGCTTCCTATACCGGCGGCGATTTCCGCGAGGTGCGCGACCTGCAGGACGCGCAGATCATCCTCGGCTTCGAGGGGCGCGCCTACCACGTGCGCGACTTCTACGCCTCGCAGCTCCTGTCGATGATACTCGGAGGCGGCATGTCGAGCCGCCTCTTCCAGGAAGTGCGCGAGAAGCGCGGCCTCTGCTACTCCGTCTATGCCTTCCACTGGGGCTTCTCCGACACGGGGCTCTTCGGCGTCCACGCGGCGACAGGCCAGGCGGATATCGCCGAGCTCGTTCCGGTGATCATGGAGGAACTGCGCAAGGCCGGCGAAACCATTTCCGAAGAAGAGCTCAACCGCGCACGCGCCCAGTATCGCGCCGGGCTGCTGATGTCGCGAGAGAGCGCGGCCAGCCGTGCCTCCCAGATCGCCCGGCAGATGATGCTCTATGGCCAGCCGATCGTGATGGAAGAGCTCCTCGACCGGCTGTCGAAGATCACCACCGAACGGCTCACGGATCTGTCCTCGCGCCTGTTTTCGTCGCCCCCCACGGTGGCTGGCATCGGCCCGATCGGCGGACTGGCGTCCTACGACGCGATCCGCGACACGCTTTCCGGTCCCTCGCCGCTGCTGCGGAAAATCGCCGTCTGA
- a CDS encoding AbrB/MazE/SpoVT family DNA-binding domain-containing protein: protein MATTVTSKGQVTIPKQVRDVLGIVPGTKVEFKPAGDGTFVLVRADGQPRRSKFSALLGHAGKGLSTDEIMALTRGD from the coding sequence ATGGCCACTACGGTGACATCAAAAGGGCAGGTCACGATCCCGAAGCAGGTCCGGGACGTGCTTGGAATCGTGCCCGGCACGAAGGTTGAATTCAAGCCTGCGGGCGACGGGACCTTTGTATTGGTTCGAGCAGACGGTCAGCCAAGGCGCTCGAAATTTTCAGCACTTCTCGGTCATGCCGGAAAAGGGCTTTCAACCGACGAGATCATGGCGCTGACCCGTGGTGACTAG
- a CDS encoding HAD family hydrolase, whose amino-acid sequence MTEIRHIVFDIGKVLIHYDPDLPFSRLIPDEARRRWFFDNVCTSDWNIEQDRGRAWGDAEALLIERYPEEADNIRAFRQNWHEMVSHHYEDSVAIMLGLIEDGRDVTMLTNFAADTFAEARMRFPFLNRPRGVTVSGEIGLIKPDRAIYERHAADFDLEPAASLFIDDSAKNVQGAIDAGWQAVLFEGAEKLEADLRRLGVH is encoded by the coding sequence ATGACCGAGATCCGCCATATCGTCTTCGATATCGGCAAGGTGCTGATCCACTACGATCCCGACCTGCCCTTCAGCCGCCTGATCCCGGACGAGGCGCGGCGGCGCTGGTTCTTCGACAATGTCTGCACCTCCGACTGGAACATCGAGCAGGACCGCGGCCGTGCTTGGGGCGACGCGGAGGCGCTGCTGATCGAGCGCTATCCGGAGGAGGCCGACAACATCCGCGCCTTCCGCCAGAACTGGCACGAGATGGTGTCGCACCACTACGAGGATTCGGTCGCGATCATGCTCGGCCTGATCGAGGACGGCCGCGACGTGACGATGCTGACCAACTTCGCCGCCGACACCTTCGCCGAAGCCCGCATGCGGTTCCCGTTCCTCAACCGGCCGCGCGGCGTGACGGTCTCGGGCGAGATCGGCCTCATCAAGCCCGACCGCGCGATCTACGAGCGCCATGCCGCCGATTTCGACCTCGAACCGGCCGCCAGCCTGTTCATCGACGACAGCGCGAAGAACGTGCAAGGGGCGATCGACGCCGGCTGGCAGGCGGTGCTGTTCGAGGGGGCGGAGAAGCTGGAAGCGGACCTAAGGCGGCTGGGCGTTCACTGA
- the mutY gene encoding A/G-specific adenine glycosylase: protein MTSLPTYSTRQADGFAELLLAWYDRHARDLPWRVPPAKVAAGLRQDPYLVWLSEIMLQQTTVSAVRPYFRTFVEKWPTVGDLAAAPVDDVMKAWAGLGYYSRARNLKKCAEMVVSQHGGRFPDTEAGLRTLPGIGPYTAAAISAIAFDRPSAVVDGNVERVVTRYRAIATPLPEAKPEIGAFVASTVPHSRPGDFAQAMMDLGATICTPKRPACVLCPLRDGCRALKAGDPEFYPVKAAKKEKPKRVGAAFVAVRRDGAVLLRKRPEKGLLGGMAEVPGTDWTARIDGATGAEAAPFRANWRPKGSIYHVFTHFELELSVFIAYVDTAPPSGHWWSSRATIHSEALPTVMKKVIEAAIEGATQKPRRRPE, encoded by the coding sequence ATGACATCCCTACCCACCTATTCCACCAGGCAGGCAGACGGTTTCGCAGAGCTTCTGCTCGCCTGGTACGACCGGCACGCGCGCGACCTGCCCTGGCGCGTGCCTCCGGCAAAGGTCGCCGCCGGTCTGCGGCAGGACCCTTACCTGGTCTGGCTGTCCGAGATCATGCTGCAGCAAACCACAGTCTCGGCGGTGCGGCCCTATTTCCGGACTTTCGTCGAGAAATGGCCGACGGTAGGCGACCTCGCGGCCGCTCCCGTGGACGACGTGATGAAGGCCTGGGCCGGGCTCGGCTATTATTCCCGCGCCCGCAACCTCAAGAAGTGCGCCGAGATGGTGGTCAGCCAGCACGGCGGCCGTTTCCCGGACACGGAGGCCGGCTTGCGGACACTTCCCGGCATCGGCCCCTACACCGCCGCCGCCATTTCGGCGATCGCCTTCGACCGGCCGTCGGCGGTGGTCGACGGCAATGTCGAACGCGTCGTCACCCGCTACCGCGCCATCGCCACGCCGCTGCCGGAGGCGAAGCCCGAGATCGGCGCCTTCGTGGCCTCCACCGTGCCACACAGCCGCCCCGGCGACTTCGCCCAGGCGATGATGGACCTTGGCGCCACGATCTGCACCCCGAAACGGCCGGCCTGCGTGCTCTGCCCGCTGCGCGACGGCTGCCGGGCGCTGAAGGCGGGCGATCCGGAGTTCTATCCGGTCAAGGCCGCGAAGAAGGAAAAGCCGAAGCGCGTCGGCGCAGCCTTCGTGGCGGTGCGCCGCGACGGCGCCGTTCTCCTGCGCAAGCGCCCCGAGAAGGGACTGCTCGGTGGCATGGCGGAGGTGCCCGGCACGGACTGGACCGCCCGGATCGATGGAGCGACCGGCGCCGAAGCCGCCCCTTTCCGTGCAAACTGGCGCCCGAAAGGCTCGATCTACCACGTCTTCACCCATTTCGAGCTCGAACTGTCGGTGTTCATCGCCTATGTCGATACAGCTCCTCCGTCGGGACATTGGTGGTCTTCCCGCGCGACAATCCACAGCGAAGCGTTGCCCACCGTCATGAAAAAGGTGATCGAGGCTGCGATAGAGGGCGCCACCCAAAAGCCTCGACGGAGACCCGAATGA